In a genomic window of Streptomyces sp. NBC_01142:
- a CDS encoding DEAD/DEAH box helicase, which translates to MNPTRTNGRSSRPRRTDGPAFGSGARSGRGGRFGSPAPSRSGAPVRSGGHGRRPAAVQGEFALPKTITPALPAVEAFADLDMPEQLLAALTAQGVSVPFPIQGATLPNTLAGRDALGRGRTGSGKTLAFGLALLARTAGQRAEPRQPLALILVPTRELAQQVTDALTPYARSVKLRLATVVGGMSIGRQANALRGGAEVVVATPGRLKDLIDRGDCRLNQVAITVLDEADQMADMGFMPQVTELLDQVRPEGQRMLFSATLDRNVDRLVRRYLTDPVVHSVDPSAGAVTTMEHHVLHVHGADKHRTTTEIAAREGRVIMFLDTKHAVDRLTQDLLNSGVRAAALHGGKSQPLRTRTLAQFKTGHVTVLVATNVAARGIHVDNLDLVVNVDPPTDHKDYLHRGGRTARAGESGSVVTLVTPNQRRDMTRLMTAAGIVPQTTQVRSGEEALSQITGAQTPSGIPVTITAPVVERRQRSAASRGRRSPASAARRMTARQTSFDAAA; encoded by the coding sequence ATGAACCCCACACGTACGAACGGCCGCTCCTCCCGCCCCCGCCGCACCGACGGCCCCGCTTTCGGCTCCGGCGCCCGTTCGGGGCGGGGCGGCCGCTTCGGCTCGCCCGCCCCGAGCCGTTCAGGCGCTCCGGTCCGCTCTGGCGGCCACGGCCGGCGGCCCGCAGCGGTCCAGGGCGAGTTCGCCCTGCCGAAGACGATCACTCCCGCGCTGCCCGCGGTCGAGGCGTTCGCGGACCTCGACATGCCCGAGCAGTTGCTGGCCGCGCTCACCGCGCAAGGCGTGAGCGTCCCGTTCCCGATCCAGGGCGCGACCCTGCCCAACACCCTCGCGGGCCGCGACGCCCTGGGACGCGGGCGCACCGGCTCCGGCAAGACCCTCGCCTTCGGCCTGGCCCTGCTGGCCCGTACCGCCGGGCAGCGCGCCGAGCCCCGCCAGCCGCTGGCCCTGATCCTTGTTCCCACCCGCGAGCTAGCGCAGCAGGTGACCGACGCACTCACCCCCTACGCCCGCTCGGTGAAGCTGCGGCTTGCCACCGTCGTCGGCGGAATGTCGATCGGCAGGCAGGCCAATGCGCTGCGCGGTGGCGCCGAGGTCGTCGTCGCGACGCCGGGCCGCCTCAAGGACCTCATCGACCGCGGTGACTGCCGACTGAACCAGGTCGCGATCACCGTCCTGGACGAGGCCGACCAGATGGCCGACATGGGCTTCATGCCCCAGGTCACCGAACTCCTGGACCAGGTACGCCCCGAGGGCCAGCGGATGCTGTTCTCCGCCACCCTCGACCGCAACGTCGACCGGCTGGTCCGCCGCTACCTCACCGATCCGGTCGTCCACTCCGTCGACCCGTCCGCAGGCGCGGTCACCACGATGGAGCATCACGTGCTGCACGTCCACGGCGCCGACAAGCACCGGACGACGACGGAGATCGCGGCGCGCGAGGGCCGGGTGATCATGTTCCTGGACACCAAGCACGCCGTTGACCGGCTGACGCAGGACCTGCTGAACAGCGGTGTCCGGGCCGCCGCCCTGCACGGCGGGAAGTCGCAGCCGCTGCGCACCCGGACCCTGGCCCAGTTCAAGACCGGCCACGTCACCGTGCTCGTCGCGACGAACGTCGCGGCGCGCGGCATCCACGTCGACAACCTCGACCTCGTCGTCAACGTCGACCCGCCGACCGACCACAAGGACTACCTCCACCGCGGCGGCCGTACCGCGCGGGCCGGGGAGTCCGGCAGCGTCGTCACCTTGGTCACCCCCAACCAGCGCCGGGACATGACCCGCCTCATGACAGCGGCTGGCATCGTGCCCCAGACCACCCAGGTCCGCTCCGGCGAAGAGGCACTCAGCCAGATCACCGGCGCCCAGACCCCCTCCGGCATCCCCGTGACGATCACCGCGCCGGTAGTCGAGCGGCGTCAGCGCAGCGCGGCCTCACGCGGCCGACGCAGCCCCGCATCGGCTGCCCGGCGCATGACCGCGCGGCAGACCTCCTTCGACGCGGCGGCCTAG
- a CDS encoding CBS domain-containing protein yields MTLVQMQPRSANATPVHRTAADAMDTGAPQVCDDMTLEVALSVMDSARTGHLLVCDNDGLCTQLVTQAQLAAARDSSAYTDRIQLRDILGDRRPFPPPLTTMAEAEHAMHCRRLDAPPVVDEHGSALGVLALAR; encoded by the coding sequence TTGACGCTGGTTCAGATGCAGCCCCGCTCGGCGAATGCCACCCCCGTACACAGGACGGCGGCCGACGCCATGGACACCGGCGCACCGCAGGTCTGCGACGACATGACCCTCGAGGTCGCCCTGTCCGTCATGGACAGCGCCCGCACCGGACACCTCCTCGTCTGCGACAACGACGGCCTGTGCACCCAACTGGTCACCCAGGCCCAGCTCGCCGCCGCCCGCGACAGCTCCGCGTACACGGACCGGATCCAACTGCGCGACATCCTCGGCGACCGCCGGCCGTTCCCCCCTCCCCTGACCACGATGGCCGAAGCCGAGCACGCGATGCACTGCCGCCGCCTCGATGCCCCGCCTGTCGTCGACGAACACGGCAGTGCTCTGGGCGTCCTCGCCCTTGCTCGCTGA
- a CDS encoding SCO5918 family protein: protein MRCVIARFPFDLTKSGVLESMKGIRPEQVFGESVIIGRRTYPVKQVGQVVTRQDRRDFSAGEVLRAMTQLGFTCRGLPKAAAPTRVLNPFQQASAMLGAPAAA, encoded by the coding sequence ATGCGCTGTGTCATCGCCCGCTTCCCGTTCGACCTCACCAAGAGCGGCGTCCTGGAATCGATGAAGGGCATCAGGCCCGAGCAGGTCTTCGGCGAGTCCGTGATCATCGGCCGCCGCACCTACCCCGTCAAGCAGGTCGGCCAGGTCGTCACACGCCAGGACCGCCGCGACTTCAGCGCCGGCGAAGTCCTCCGGGCCATGACCCAGCTCGGCTTCACCTGCCGCGGCCTTCCCAAGGCCGCCGCGCCCACGCGCGTCCTCAACCCGTTCCAACAGGCTTCCGCGATGCTCGGCGCCCCCGCGGCAGCCTGA
- a CDS encoding maleylpyruvate isomerase family mycothiol-dependent enzyme produces the protein MPRHDRMDISDVIGETARSAARFAATLTALTDTDARAPSALPGWTGGHVATHVARSADAYVWLLTVARTGAEPTPRAGSAALARAAEHDATRPTAELVADVRTSLARLVEDAESMPAEAWDTLVTALAGRRHPAWS, from the coding sequence ATGCCCCGACACGACCGCATGGACATCTCCGACGTCATCGGCGAAACAGCCCGCTCCGCCGCCCGGTTCGCCGCCACCCTCACCGCCCTGACCGACACGGACGCGCGCGCTCCCTCGGCGCTGCCGGGCTGGACCGGTGGCCACGTCGCCACCCACGTGGCGCGCAGTGCCGACGCCTACGTGTGGCTGCTGACCGTGGCCCGCACAGGTGCCGAGCCCACGCCGAGGGCCGGCAGCGCGGCACTTGCCCGTGCCGCCGAACACGACGCCACCCGCCCCACCGCCGAACTCGTCGCCGACGTGCGCACATCGCTCGCGCGCCTGGTCGAGGACGCCGAGTCGATGCCCGCCGAAGCATGGGACACGCTGGTCACGGCCCTGGCGGGCCGGCGCCATCCGGCCTGGAGCTGA